One window of Treponema denticola genomic DNA carries:
- a CDS encoding outer membrane lipoprotein-sorting protein, translating to MKYFINKKLLIILIAFFVSIAVFAEIPSMEEMYKIMDKVFDTGNFKKDFTSTLTLIVEKPNQPKEVVQFKLFRRDTKDQTTLIQLAPEADKGNGYLQEKDNLWFYDPIAHQFTHSSLKRNLANSDTKLSDVNKKSKFMQAWEILKIEEGKVGKYEVYAVTAKALEKDAAYAQEKFFVRKDEHLLLKIESYGASGKHMRTTLIPKYANVEGLPLPVHQIYINELIKGEKTTQIFQDFSTAKIDDVVFTKAYLEKIN from the coding sequence ATGAAATATTTTATTAACAAAAAATTATTGATTATACTCATTGCTTTTTTTGTAAGCATTGCAGTATTCGCAGAGATTCCCTCAATGGAGGAAATGTATAAAATTATGGATAAAGTTTTCGACACGGGAAATTTTAAAAAAGATTTTACAAGTACGCTCACACTGATTGTCGAAAAACCTAATCAGCCTAAGGAAGTCGTTCAGTTTAAACTCTTTAGGCGTGATACTAAGGACCAAACAACTCTTATTCAGCTGGCACCTGAAGCCGATAAGGGAAACGGTTATTTACAGGAAAAGGATAATCTTTGGTTCTATGATCCTATTGCCCATCAGTTTACTCATTCTTCCCTTAAAAGAAATTTGGCAAACAGCGATACAAAGCTATCCGATGTAAATAAAAAGTCCAAATTTATGCAAGCTTGGGAAATTCTTAAAATTGAAGAAGGAAAAGTGGGTAAGTATGAGGTTTATGCGGTAACCGCTAAGGCCCTCGAAAAGGATGCTGCTTATGCTCAAGAAAAATTCTTTGTGCGAAAAGATGAACACCTCCTTTTAAAAATAGAAAGTTACGGTGCAAGCGGAAAACACATGAGAACTACTCTTATACCTAAATACGCAAATGTTGAAGGTCTGCCGCTTCCCGTACATCAAATATATATAAATGAGCTTATCAAGGGAGAAAAAACAACGCAGATATTTCAAGACTTCAGCACTGCAAAAATTGATGATGTCGTTTTTACCAAGGCTTATTTGGAGAAGATAAACTAA
- a CDS encoding ABC transporter permease, translating into MNILKIAFRNLNRQKRRSILLVFAIAFAFFVVIFMDGMTSGAMNSMAGEISKIVGGHVYIIGSKKAPDKSADDPAQIYMDTNDVEFIEKTVKELGIETTYIIKRSRASGKLIFEGKEVTSKIDGCKFDEEKILHDSILFKEGSWEAMKKENAILLSESVAQALNIDLHDIILLETKTSQGQLTVIELQVEGIAVNRSPFGGITNYINFDYLQKIAEMEKDSVEVYSLFLKNPDMQEIYAQQLERKIAETSPVTSRDLARTISPSQPASNVFKQLEEGKWQGTKFGIATFYDFAPQMVTFMSTLNGISFGILIVLLVITMIGISNTFKIIVHERRGEVGTMRSCGVMRKHIRRLFLAEASFLSLFGAICGFVLAVLVMQIISFIPIAVDSSFSIFTKNGYFAWNLSALLVFLKFVIMLGLTLLTVRGSASRAANMIPAEALRSGK; encoded by the coding sequence ATGAATATATTAAAAATAGCGTTTAGGAATTTAAACAGACAAAAAAGGCGAAGTATTCTTTTGGTTTTTGCGATAGCCTTTGCTTTCTTTGTCGTTATCTTTATGGACGGCATGACTTCCGGAGCCATGAACAGTATGGCCGGAGAAATTTCAAAAATCGTAGGAGGCCATGTCTATATAATAGGATCAAAAAAGGCTCCCGATAAATCGGCGGATGATCCTGCTCAAATTTATATGGACACAAACGATGTTGAGTTTATAGAAAAGACCGTAAAAGAATTAGGAATAGAAACTACGTACATCATAAAACGGAGCCGTGCATCAGGTAAGCTGATCTTTGAAGGAAAAGAAGTTACCTCTAAAATTGACGGCTGCAAATTCGATGAAGAAAAAATTTTACATGACAGTATTCTTTTTAAGGAAGGAAGCTGGGAGGCCATGAAAAAAGAAAATGCAATTCTTCTTTCCGAATCCGTAGCCCAAGCATTAAATATAGACTTACACGATATTATTTTGCTTGAAACTAAGACCTCGCAAGGTCAGCTTACGGTTATTGAACTTCAAGTAGAAGGTATTGCAGTAAATCGATCTCCATTCGGCGGAATCACAAATTATATCAATTTTGATTATTTGCAAAAAATTGCAGAGATGGAAAAAGACAGTGTAGAGGTATATTCGCTTTTTTTAAAAAATCCAGATATGCAGGAAATTTATGCACAACAGCTCGAAAGAAAAATCGCAGAAACGAGTCCCGTTACAAGCAGGGATCTTGCCAGAACTATAAGCCCTTCACAGCCTGCAAGCAATGTATTTAAGCAGCTTGAAGAAGGAAAGTGGCAGGGAACCAAATTCGGCATAGCTACTTTTTACGATTTTGCTCCGCAGATGGTTACATTCATGAGTACCTTAAACGGTATAAGTTTCGGTATTTTGATTGTGCTTTTGGTTATTACGATGATAGGTATTTCAAATACCTTTAAAATTATTGTACATGAAAGAAGGGGGGAAGTCGGAACTATGCGCTCTTGCGGTGTTATGAGAAAGCATATAAGGCGGCTATTCCTTGCAGAAGCTTCATTTTTATCCTTATTCGGAGCCATATGCGGTTTTGTCCTTGCAGTTCTTGTAATGCAGATTATCTCGTTTATTCCGATTGCTGTAGATTCATCTTTTTCGATTTTTACCAAAAACGGATACTTTGCGTGGAACTTATCCGCTCTTTTAGTTTTTTTAAAGTTTGTGATAATGTTGGGTTTAACCCTGCTGACTGTAAGGGGCTCGGCTTCGAGAGCCGCTAATATGATTCCTGCCGAAGCGTTAAGGTCGGGAAAATAA
- a CDS encoding ABC transporter permease, which yields MNKTIFKMAVKNLFASKAKMIITLSLIGIGTFLVILGFGILNFSLQQTQEVCISDFSGDVLIAGKPEKDSIMVQLLGVFQTVSVSMDTPKMPYLVPFEKVKSKVESLPEVKGLTPSVFASGMLKALDLPDSWEAEDKNRSFFPYAQILGIEPESYKNLFDTINIYEGEYPKTSNGKFALVPRDLKEKFEKYYDRPLNLGDEILVTAFAGKARQQKVIITGFFDYAHPDTAIDGIAYFDVDTTRILADMTMGARVAAAIPDSVDLSLSEKSEDELFSDDSDSDIIDTVQSSNAKIDYENLLGSTELRDRLNLADNEAWHHIVIKLKDSSKTQSIIRTLNDWFKEEEISAQAMSWESGMATYYGAIEGTRILFITMLAILSVVVLIVIMNTLVVAVMQRSSEIGTMRAIGAKKGFVRKIFFAESFFMSCIGVLIGLVLALIAAAVVNAFDIRVGDILAAMFGGKQIRVSISIGSAIWTMAAMLLAGLAANWYPVRLALKISPLEAINR from the coding sequence ATGAATAAGACAATTTTTAAAATGGCGGTAAAAAATCTTTTTGCGAGTAAAGCAAAGATGATTATTACCTTATCGCTTATAGGAATAGGAACTTTTTTGGTTATCCTAGGCTTCGGTATCTTAAATTTTTCATTGCAGCAAACTCAAGAGGTGTGTATAAGCGATTTTTCAGGCGATGTTTTAATTGCAGGTAAGCCTGAAAAAGATAGCATAATGGTACAACTCTTGGGCGTTTTTCAGACAGTCAGTGTCAGCATGGATACACCTAAGATGCCCTATCTGGTTCCTTTTGAAAAAGTTAAGTCCAAGGTTGAAAGCCTTCCTGAGGTAAAAGGCCTTACTCCGTCCGTTTTTGCAAGCGGTATGCTTAAAGCTCTTGATTTACCCGATTCATGGGAAGCCGAAGACAAGAACCGATCCTTTTTTCCTTATGCACAGATTCTAGGAATTGAACCTGAAAGTTATAAAAATCTTTTTGATACGATTAATATTTATGAAGGAGAATATCCTAAAACATCAAACGGTAAGTTTGCTCTGGTTCCGCGTGATTTAAAAGAAAAGTTTGAAAAATATTATGACAGACCCTTAAACTTGGGAGACGAGATTTTGGTAACGGCCTTTGCCGGAAAGGCAAGACAGCAAAAAGTTATCATAACGGGATTTTTTGATTATGCTCATCCCGATACGGCAATAGACGGCATAGCCTATTTTGATGTAGATACCACCCGTATACTTGCCGATATGACAATGGGCGCAAGAGTTGCAGCGGCCATTCCCGATTCCGTCGATTTAAGTCTTTCCGAAAAATCAGAAGATGAACTTTTTTCGGATGATTCGGACTCGGATATTATAGATACAGTGCAAAGCTCAAACGCAAAGATTGATTATGAAAATCTTTTAGGAAGTACCGAATTGCGCGATCGGCTTAACTTAGCCGACAATGAAGCTTGGCATCATATCGTAATAAAGCTTAAAGATTCTTCAAAGACTCAAAGCATAATAAGAACCTTAAATGATTGGTTTAAGGAAGAAGAAATAAGTGCTCAAGCTATGAGTTGGGAAAGCGGAATGGCAACATATTATGGAGCAATAGAAGGAACAAGAATTCTTTTTATTACAATGCTGGCTATTCTTTCCGTTGTAGTTTTAATCGTCATAATGAATACATTGGTTGTCGCCGTTATGCAAAGAAGCTCCGAGATAGGAACAATGAGGGCTATAGGAGCTAAAAAGGGTTTTGTAAGAAAGATATTTTTTGCGGAATCTTTTTTTATGTCTTGCATAGGTGTTCTTATCGGCTTGGTTCTTGCTCTTATCGCGGCAGCCGTTGTGAATGCCTTTGACATTAGGGTTGGAGATATACTTGCCGCTATGTTCGGCGGAAAACAGATTAGGGTAAGTATTTCGATCGGTTCTGCTATTTGGACAATGGCTGCAATGCTTTTGGCCGGTCTTGCAGCAAATTGGTATCCGGTAAGGCTTGCTTTAAAGATAAGTCCTCTTGAAGCAATTAACCGTTAA
- a CDS encoding ABC transporter ATP-binding protein: MNIVQVKNLKKTYPLGKVLVEAVKGIDFAIEQGEFVSISGPSGSGKSTILNMIGLIDTPSGGELIINNESIYKESDFASLLKKQNKKVKVPNRLDKKMTVLRHEYLGFIFQSFNLVPVLNVYENIEFPLLFGRAKESKAKQTEWINYLIDKVGLNEWKHHKSNELSGGQRQRVAIARALATKPQIVLADEPTANLDSKTGIQILELMKEVNRELKTTFIFSTHDAKIVDMTDHRIKILDGQILEDTKTAV, translated from the coding sequence ATGAATATTGTACAGGTTAAAAACTTAAAGAAGACCTATCCATTGGGAAAGGTTTTAGTTGAAGCCGTAAAAGGCATCGATTTTGCCATCGAGCAAGGCGAGTTCGTTTCAATTTCAGGGCCTTCGGGTTCCGGCAAATCGACCATTCTTAATATGATAGGTTTAATAGATACGCCCTCTGGCGGGGAGCTCATCATAAACAATGAGAGTATTTATAAGGAATCGGATTTTGCTTCTCTTTTAAAAAAGCAAAACAAAAAGGTTAAGGTTCCCAACAGACTGGATAAAAAAATGACCGTACTCCGCCACGAGTATTTGGGCTTTATTTTTCAATCCTTTAACCTTGTTCCTGTTTTAAACGTATACGAAAACATAGAATTTCCTCTTTTGTTTGGAAGAGCAAAAGAGAGTAAAGCAAAACAAACCGAATGGATTAATTATTTAATCGATAAGGTAGGTTTGAACGAATGGAAGCATCATAAGTCTAACGAGCTTTCAGGAGGTCAAAGGCAGAGGGTTGCCATCGCAAGGGCCTTGGCTACTAAACCTCAAATAGTTTTAGCCGATGAGCCTACTGCAAACCTTGACTCAAAGACGGGTATTCAGATTTTAGAGCTTATGAAAGAGGTAAACAGGGAACTTAAAACAACCTTTATCTTTTCGACACATGATGCAAAGATTGTAGATATGACGGACCACCGCATTAAGATTTTGGACGGTCAAATCCTCGAAGATACAAAAACTGCTGTTTAG
- a CDS encoding HigA family addiction module antitoxin, with protein MDKRFELPTVGEILLEEFLEPLNITPYRLSKDLGVSSSSILDLVHGKRKITVEMALRLSKYFGTTSKFWLNMQNELDLREAELKLVNDLEKIPKCKQIA; from the coding sequence ATGGATAAAAGATTTGAATTACCGACAGTCGGTGAAATTTTACTAGAAGAGTTTCTCGAGCCTTTAAATATTACTCCGTATAGACTTTCAAAAGATTTAGGTGTTTCTTCCAGTTCAATTTTGGATTTAGTTCACGGAAAAAGAAAAATAACTGTTGAAATGGCATTGAGGCTTTCTAAATACTTTGGGACGACTTCTAAATTCTGGCTTAATATGCAGAATGAATTGGATCTAAGAGAAGCAGAGTTAAAACTCGTAAATGATTTAGAGAAAATTCCAAAGTGCAAGCAGATAGCATAA
- a CDS encoding type II toxin-antitoxin system RelE/ParE family toxin yields the protein MIKSFADSEREKIWKGNKSAKLPPEIHKRVFAKLLIINSAEKEDDLRIPPGNRFEHLFGDLKDYCSIRINNQWRIQFKFLNNEAYEVQIVDYH from the coding sequence ATGATTAAATCTTTTGCAGATTCAGAAAGAGAAAAAATCTGGAAAGGCAATAAATCAGCTAAGCTTCCGCCTGAAATACATAAGAGAGTATTTGCTAAATTATTGATAATTAATTCAGCGGAAAAAGAGGATGATCTAAGGATTCCTCCAGGAAATAGATTTGAGCATCTTTTTGGAGATTTAAAGGACTATTGTTCCATAAGAATAAATAATCAATGGAGAATACAGTTTAAGTTTCTAAATAATGAAGCTTATGAAGTACAGATTGTGGATTACCACTAA
- the rsmD gene encoding 16S rRNA (guanine(966)-N(2))-methyltransferase RsmD, with product MRITGGSLKNRQVECPKGIIRPAMDRMRESVFSILGDLSGLSFLDLFTGSGVCGLEAYSRGAYPVYLVEKDADKFPVLLKNVSMADKKLECKRMPAETFIKRAKESFDIIYLDPPFPYKFHIELLEKIEESKILKEGGLVMMHRPSEKAMPQTIGSLSKSDERIYGRSIVDFYRKKILD from the coding sequence ATGAGAATAACCGGCGGCAGTTTAAAAAACAGACAGGTAGAATGTCCCAAGGGGATAATACGGCCTGCAATGGACAGGATGAGGGAGTCTGTTTTTTCCATACTTGGAGACCTTTCAGGTCTTTCTTTTTTAGACCTTTTTACCGGATCAGGGGTCTGCGGTTTGGAAGCCTACTCGCGCGGAGCCTACCCCGTCTACCTTGTAGAAAAAGATGCCGATAAATTCCCCGTTTTATTAAAAAATGTTTCAATGGCAGATAAAAAGCTTGAATGTAAAAGGATGCCTGCAGAAACATTTATAAAAAGAGCAAAAGAATCCTTTGATATTATCTACCTCGACCCACCCTTCCCCTATAAATTTCACATAGAACTTCTCGAAAAAATCGAAGAATCAAAAATATTAAAAGAAGGGGGCCTTGTGATGATGCACAGGCCATCCGAAAAGGCTATGCCTCAAACAATAGGCTCTTTGTCAAAAAGCGATGAAAGGATATATGGAAGATCCATCGTGGACTTTTATCGTAAAAAAATTTTAGATTGA
- a CDS encoding glycoside hydrolase family 1 protein, whose translation MFKLKENFLLGVATASTQIEGGRVNSNWNDFCNRKMTNDGSDVARANMHYEKVEEDTELLKKMGIQTYRMSLEWARIEPEKGKFDTKALDHYKEELSLLKKAGIRPLISLYHFSHPMWFENSGGFTKKENVEVFLNYVKTCISELGSLCSDYVTINEPNVYAVQSFFLGLWPPEKKSIAKTLKVMNVLIAAHCKAYDLIHEIRKEKGLTDTRVSFAHHMQAFHPKYKNRKADQRAAKRISKIFQDGIMEACFKGEFSFPFKNILNIKKKNYVDFIAINYYSRQAVRGLSYKAFENTPKNDLGWDIYPLGLIECAQICYNCLPLPIVISENGTCDNKDEFRCRYIYDHLKLISESPLPFEAYYHWCFIDNFEWKEGEYARFGLVHCNYETQERTIKKSGEFYSEMIKKRGVDKPMVEKYVEPCKYNVK comes from the coding sequence ATGTTTAAGTTAAAAGAAAATTTTTTACTTGGGGTTGCTACGGCTTCTACCCAGATTGAGGGAGGAAGGGTAAACTCCAACTGGAACGATTTTTGTAACCGCAAAATGACAAATGACGGCTCCGACGTCGCCCGTGCAAATATGCACTACGAAAAGGTTGAAGAAGATACCGAACTTTTAAAAAAGATGGGAATTCAGACTTACCGCATGTCCTTAGAATGGGCACGCATTGAGCCTGAAAAGGGAAAATTTGACACTAAAGCCCTTGACCACTACAAGGAAGAATTGAGCCTTTTAAAAAAAGCAGGCATAAGGCCCTTAATAAGCCTATACCACTTCAGCCATCCCATGTGGTTTGAAAATTCGGGAGGCTTTACAAAAAAAGAAAATGTCGAAGTTTTTTTAAATTATGTAAAGACCTGCATAAGCGAGCTTGGAAGCCTTTGCAGCGACTATGTTACAATAAATGAGCCCAATGTCTATGCGGTTCAGTCCTTCTTCTTAGGCCTTTGGCCGCCCGAAAAAAAATCGATTGCAAAAACTCTAAAGGTTATGAACGTCCTAATAGCCGCACACTGCAAGGCCTACGATTTAATCCATGAAATACGCAAAGAAAAAGGCCTTACGGACACAAGGGTGAGCTTTGCCCACCACATGCAGGCCTTCCATCCAAAGTATAAAAATAGAAAAGCCGATCAAAGGGCGGCAAAAAGAATAAGCAAAATTTTCCAAGACGGAATTATGGAAGCCTGTTTTAAGGGAGAGTTTTCATTCCCCTTTAAAAATATCCTAAACATAAAAAAGAAAAACTATGTCGATTTTATAGCTATCAACTATTATTCAAGGCAGGCAGTAAGAGGGCTTTCTTACAAGGCCTTTGAAAACACGCCTAAAAACGATTTAGGCTGGGATATTTATCCATTGGGCCTAATCGAGTGCGCTCAAATCTGCTATAACTGCCTTCCCCTTCCGATAGTCATAAGCGAAAACGGAACCTGCGACAATAAGGATGAGTTTAGATGCCGCTATATCTATGATCACCTAAAACTTATAAGCGAATCTCCCCTCCCCTTTGAGGCCTATTATCATTGGTGCTTTATCGACAATTTCGAGTGGAAAGAAGGAGAATACGCCCGTTTCGGCCTTGTTCACTGTAATTATGAAACTCAAGAAAGAACTATCAAAAAAAGCGGAGAATTCTACAGCGAAATGATCAAAAAAAGAGGAGTCGATAAACCGATGGTAGAAAAATATGTTGAACCTTGCAAGTATAATGTAAAGTAA
- a CDS encoding type II toxin-antitoxin system RelE/ParE family toxin produces the protein MRTIKKTEVFDTWLSKLKDEKGKAKITDRIMRLKRGNKGDHRIIDKDIYELRIHFGPDYRIYCTDKNNEIILLLIAGDKSTQPKDIKKAQQMIKLLEQGDTK, from the coding sequence ATGCGAACGATAAAAAAAACTGAAGTATTTGACACATGGCTTTCAAAACTAAAAGACGAAAAAGGAAAAGCCAAAATTACCGACAGGATAATGCGCCTAAAAAGAGGAAATAAAGGAGATCATCGCATAATTGATAAAGATATCTACGAGCTGCGTATACACTTTGGTCCGGATTATAGAATATACTGCACAGACAAGAATAACGAAATTATTTTGTTATTGATCGCAGGAGATAAATCTACCCAACCAAAAGACATTAAAAAAGCTCAACAAATGATAAAGCTATTAGAACAAGGAGATACAAAATGA
- a CDS encoding addiction module antidote protein: MKITDFDPADYLNTKEAMIEYLNEALKTSIEDNTPEHFTEALGDITRAQGFTNVAKHTDLNREHLYRSLSKKGNPTFSTILKLLNFLGLEINIIDPQTAKPAYC, encoded by the coding sequence ATGAAAATTACTGACTTTGATCCGGCTGATTATTTAAATACAAAAGAAGCAATGATAGAATACCTAAATGAAGCTCTTAAAACCTCTATCGAAGACAACACCCCCGAACACTTTACGGAAGCCCTCGGAGATATAACACGAGCGCAGGGATTTACAAATGTTGCAAAACATACGGATTTAAATCGAGAGCATTTGTACCGATCCTTATCAAAGAAAGGCAATCCTACATTTTCGACAATACTAAAACTCTTAAACTTCTTGGGCTTGGAAATAAACATAATAGATCCGCAAACGGCAAAGCCGGCATACTGCTAA
- a CDS encoding DMT family transporter — translation MSCEIKAESSIEVSACRRTKILSRLALFSATLLWGSTFVAVSSTNDFFKPNFLLACRFLPACLILCAVFFKRLKQLDKRYLKAGVVLGLIMFAGYSLQAIAITTAWGLPGRSSFLVATYCVLVPFVNAAVLKKRPDKFNLFAAFLCFAGILAISMPDLISESQKGVNWGDVLSLISSFIFAVYIVLLPKFMEDLDAPLITIAQFAFAGTYALIFSLLFEDNSNTVWNYQSVFTLVYLTVLCTALCVLLQAVGQKNTPPATAALIFSLESVFSIFLSIMLTGERFTPALALGCSCIFIAIIISETKLSFLRKKK, via the coding sequence ATGTCTTGTGAAATAAAGGCCGAAAGCAGTATTGAAGTTTCTGCATGCAGGCGTACTAAAATCCTTTCACGGCTTGCTCTTTTTTCGGCAACCCTTTTGTGGGGAAGTACCTTTGTTGCAGTAAGCAGCACAAACGATTTTTTTAAACCCAACTTCTTATTGGCTTGCCGCTTTTTGCCTGCCTGTCTGATTCTTTGTGCCGTGTTCTTTAAGCGCTTAAAGCAGCTTGATAAGCGTTATTTAAAGGCCGGAGTGGTTTTAGGTCTGATTATGTTTGCCGGTTATTCTCTGCAGGCCATTGCAATTACTACTGCATGGGGGCTTCCCGGCCGCAGCTCTTTTTTGGTGGCAACCTATTGTGTTCTTGTTCCCTTTGTAAACGCTGCGGTTTTAAAAAAGAGGCCGGACAAATTCAATCTTTTTGCTGCCTTTCTTTGCTTTGCAGGAATCCTCGCAATTTCGATGCCCGATTTGATTTCGGAAAGCCAAAAGGGGGTAAACTGGGGAGATGTTCTTTCCCTTATAAGCAGTTTTATATTTGCCGTGTACATAGTACTCCTTCCCAAATTTATGGAAGACCTCGATGCTCCTCTCATAACGATAGCTCAATTTGCCTTTGCAGGAACTTATGCCCTTATTTTTTCTCTTTTGTTCGAAGATAATTCCAATACCGTTTGGAATTATCAGTCTGTTTTTACGCTTGTTTATTTAACCGTTCTTTGTACGGCCCTCTGCGTCCTGCTTCAAGCTGTGGGGCAAAAGAATACGCCTCCGGCTACGGCGGCCCTTATTTTTTCTCTTGAATCCGTGTTCAGTATCTTTCTTTCGATAATGCTCACCGGCGAAAGATTTACGCCTGCTTTAGCCCTCGGTTGTTCCTGTATCTTTATTGCAATTATAATCTCCGAAACAAAGCTTTCGTTTTTAAGAAAGAAGAAGTAA
- the mtaB gene encoding tRNA (N(6)-L-threonylcarbamoyladenosine(37)-C(2))-methylthiotransferase MtaB: MSNFFSVRIETLGCRLNQVESEALAVRFAECGFDVFSKESETSILPVKLCIINTCTVTGKAEQKARRLIRLLLKEHEDAVIFVTGCYAELEADSIEKIHKRIIAFSGKKKDELDGLPQFLKGSCLKNKDLKEDTVNLKKNLLIFRNKIYSKEDRLDKSFLIKETERRKSMFKLSSPVFVFHSRASLKIQDGCNNACAYCRIRLARGTSVSLPAEEAVRRIVQIEKNGAAEVVLSGVNLSQYRDETYGGFANLLAMLLENTKKIRLRISSMYPECVDNGILKIVENKRICPHFHLSVQSGSDKILKAMNRPYREADIRRAVDNLRKVKDNPFIGCDIITGFPSETEEDFLQTFKMCEDLKIPGIHVFPFSARPGTKAFLMKPKVPEREAGRRASLLSELSEKNYQSYLTSCNGKLFFGVIEKPQNNEDLRIVTENYLGLSLKLNKKAENYKGGEGLFVVINDGIAYLAD, translated from the coding sequence ATGAGTAATTTTTTTTCGGTTAGAATAGAAACGCTCGGCTGCCGCTTAAATCAGGTGGAATCCGAGGCTCTTGCCGTCCGTTTTGCCGAATGCGGTTTTGACGTGTTTTCAAAAGAATCAGAGACTTCAATTTTGCCTGTAAAACTGTGTATAATAAATACCTGTACGGTTACGGGAAAGGCGGAACAAAAAGCCCGCCGTCTTATCCGTCTTTTACTAAAGGAGCATGAAGATGCCGTAATCTTTGTTACAGGCTGCTATGCAGAGCTTGAAGCCGATTCTATCGAAAAAATACATAAAAGAATTATAGCCTTTTCAGGCAAAAAAAAAGATGAGCTTGATGGTCTTCCTCAGTTTTTAAAAGGCTCCTGCCTTAAAAATAAAGATTTAAAAGAAGATACCGTTAATCTTAAAAAAAATCTTCTTATTTTTCGAAATAAAATATATTCAAAAGAAGACCGGCTGGATAAATCTTTTTTAATAAAGGAAACGGAAAGAAGAAAATCAATGTTTAAGCTTAGCTCTCCCGTTTTTGTTTTTCATTCCAGAGCCAGTTTAAAAATACAAGACGGATGTAATAATGCTTGTGCCTATTGCCGAATAAGGCTTGCGCGCGGTACTTCCGTTTCCCTGCCTGCTGAAGAAGCCGTAAGGCGGATAGTTCAAATAGAAAAAAACGGAGCTGCAGAGGTTGTTTTGTCGGGCGTAAACCTATCCCAATATAGGGACGAAACCTATGGAGGCTTTGCAAATCTTTTGGCCATGCTTTTGGAAAACACAAAAAAAATAAGGCTCCGCATTTCGAGCATGTATCCCGAATGTGTAGATAACGGCATCTTAAAAATTGTAGAAAATAAAAGAATTTGCCCGCATTTTCATCTTTCGGTACAGTCGGGAAGCGATAAAATTTTAAAGGCTATGAATAGGCCTTATAGGGAGGCCGACATCAGAAGGGCTGTAGATAATTTGCGCAAGGTAAAGGATAATCCTTTTATCGGATGCGATATTATTACCGGTTTTCCTTCCGAGACAGAAGAGGATTTTTTACAAACATTTAAGATGTGTGAGGATTTAAAAATTCCCGGTATCCATGTTTTTCCTTTTTCGGCCCGCCCGGGAACAAAGGCTTTTTTGATGAAACCCAAAGTTCCTGAAAGGGAAGCAGGTAGAAGGGCTTCGCTTCTTTCGGAATTGAGCGAAAAAAACTATCAAAGTTATTTGACCTCTTGTAACGGAAAGTTGTTTTTTGGCGTTATCGAAAAACCTCAAAACAATGAAGATTTGAGGATTGTAACCGAAAATTATCTAGGTCTTTCTTTAAAATTGAACAAGAAAGCCGAAAATTATAAGGGCGGCGAGGGACTTTTTGTTGTCATAAATGATGGAATTGCATATCTTGCGGATTAA
- a CDS encoding tetratricopeptide repeat protein produces MEDKKTKINFIFKFTLVFFMLCWAPVFSQNKPDALVLYKNGRYAEAIAVCEAEIKQSPNNLDSYVVMTWALLADGQYQKTYDMTLAGRKIAQTDPRLIATQAEACYYLGKNSEALKLFQDYISYAPNGVRIPSSYYFMGEIYLRMAKYRHADIAFSVAVTLDSFNSLWWVRLGYAREQIKEYRYSLEAYNKALSLNKNLVDAQKGRERVLQRF; encoded by the coding sequence TTGGAAGATAAAAAAACAAAAATTAATTTTATCTTTAAGTTTACTCTTGTTTTTTTTATGCTGTGTTGGGCTCCTGTTTTTTCTCAAAATAAGCCTGATGCTCTGGTCTTGTATAAGAACGGGCGTTATGCCGAAGCTATTGCCGTCTGCGAGGCCGAAATTAAGCAGTCTCCCAATAATTTGGATAGTTATGTTGTAATGACATGGGCTCTTTTGGCTGACGGCCAATACCAAAAAACCTATGATATGACCTTAGCCGGACGTAAAATTGCACAAACAGATCCCCGCCTTATAGCAACTCAGGCTGAGGCCTGTTATTATTTGGGTAAAAATTCCGAAGCCCTTAAACTTTTTCAAGATTATATTTCTTATGCTCCCAATGGAGTGCGTATTCCTTCTTCCTATTATTTTATGGGAGAAATATATTTACGAATGGCAAAGTACAGGCATGCCGACATTGCTTTTTCCGTAGCCGTAACCCTTGATTCCTTTAACAGTCTTTGGTGGGTTCGTTTAGGCTATGCCCGAGAACAGATAAAAGAATACCGTTATTCCCTTGAAGCCTATAATAAGGCCTTGAGTTTAAACAAAAACCTTGTTGATGCTCAAAAGGGGCGTGAAAGGGTGTTGCAGCGTTTTTAA